A DNA window from Sediminitomix flava contains the following coding sequences:
- a CDS encoding LytR/AlgR family response regulator transcription factor produces MKRILIVEDEILIAEDLKLRLEIRGFEIIGIAINVQHALALLSEFEVDLCLLDINLGEDVDGVQLAAKIKDEYQIPIIFLTSYGDDDTFKYAKRVKPEAYLTKPFNELEVSRAIELALQSEVQDPQHSETGKSIFLNKKGQKVKVGYHEILWAEAQSNYTLISTLNGFFILSVTLREFEERLQSPQLFLRVHRSYLISKAFVETINGNNLKIGKKQIPISRSRKSEIIKHFDFL; encoded by the coding sequence ATGAAACGTATTTTAATCGTAGAAGACGAAATTTTAATTGCAGAAGACCTTAAACTTAGGCTTGAAATAAGAGGGTTTGAAATCATTGGTATAGCAATAAATGTACAGCACGCTTTGGCGCTATTGAGTGAGTTTGAGGTTGATTTATGTCTGCTTGATATTAACCTTGGAGAAGATGTTGATGGCGTTCAATTGGCAGCTAAGATTAAGGATGAATACCAAATTCCTATAATTTTTCTTACTTCATACGGAGACGATGATACTTTTAAATATGCTAAACGAGTGAAACCTGAAGCTTATCTGACAAAACCGTTCAATGAACTAGAAGTCAGCAGAGCAATTGAGTTAGCATTACAATCTGAAGTGCAAGACCCTCAACACTCAGAAACAGGGAAAAGTATTTTCCTAAACAAAAAAGGACAGAAGGTAAAAGTTGGTTATCATGAAATACTATGGGCTGAGGCGCAAAGCAATTATACTTTAATCAGTACACTGAATGGTTTTTTCATTCTTTCAGTTACACTTCGAGAGTTTGAAGAAAGGCTACAAAGCCCCCAACTTTTTTTGAGAGTACACCGTTCGTACCTCATTTCTAAAGCTTTTGTAGAGACGATTAATGGAAATAATTTAAAGATTGGTAAAAAACAAATACCAATTAGTAGAAGTCGAAAATCAGAAATCATTAAGCACTTTGATTTCCTGTAA
- a CDS encoding MAC/perforin domain-containing protein, giving the protein MKKQQSKLSPISLLVFCLGIFFTACEEDLIEDSNEVQSGTEDFKNAESVLGRGYDATLEFCNTTLAKEEVLNFTRLVNDGKIIKDTNIESSNILITEGNSIQDFQKGFEFSISGGVSNSIKKGLFSGEAKRTFNLSKGAYNNYSYATYRQLTSKYGLYVDGRLTPSNLYSYVTDSFLQRVENTDFSSTEETLKFINSYGTHVCVGGTWGGSLLYNMSAERKTSNTQVSLGQYAEFEATIKVIGVSGNQSLEASFEEYFESSTKTVEVNAIGGKSELAGVIGTNPTEENYYAWLETIGENPVLCNYYPGGLIPIWEFIEDSNTKSIIEDAISIYYESKGIETIEATKSSTKTHSFQIEGDQYFRENKGDNNMDTENGKNTGVKIDVELRMDAGNDENVIGIFHEVTFEEGGIGSDKNTRFVLKEPYFVTIPINNKVLSFSDGKASIRKVYSKNISGQKRGYFNINVSEEIPFLKNVKISYDEAHGSDLNDSKIKGEFVIDVIVPNN; this is encoded by the coding sequence GTGAAAAAACAACAATCAAAGCTTTCCCCAATCAGCTTATTGGTATTTTGCTTAGGTATATTTTTTACAGCTTGTGAAGAAGATCTTATTGAAGATTCTAATGAAGTTCAGTCAGGTACAGAAGATTTTAAAAACGCTGAATCTGTATTGGGAAGAGGATATGATGCTACCTTAGAGTTTTGTAATACAACCTTAGCCAAAGAAGAGGTACTAAACTTTACTCGATTAGTAAATGATGGAAAAATCATCAAGGATACTAATATAGAAAGTTCGAATATCCTTATAACTGAAGGAAATTCAATACAGGATTTTCAAAAAGGTTTCGAATTTTCAATCTCTGGAGGCGTTTCTAACAGCATCAAAAAGGGTCTTTTTTCAGGAGAAGCAAAACGGACATTCAATTTATCAAAAGGTGCATATAACAATTACTCTTATGCTACATACCGCCAACTTACGAGCAAATATGGACTTTATGTAGATGGTCGTTTAACTCCTTCAAATTTATACTCATATGTTACTGATAGTTTTCTTCAACGAGTAGAAAATACAGACTTTTCATCAACAGAAGAGACTTTAAAATTTATCAATTCCTATGGGACACATGTTTGTGTAGGTGGTACTTGGGGAGGATCTCTTTTATACAACATGAGTGCTGAACGAAAGACCTCCAATACACAAGTATCATTAGGACAGTATGCAGAATTTGAAGCTACTATAAAAGTGATCGGTGTCAGTGGAAATCAAAGCTTGGAAGCTTCTTTTGAAGAGTACTTTGAATCATCTACTAAAACAGTCGAGGTTAATGCTATTGGAGGAAAATCAGAACTTGCAGGAGTAATTGGGACAAATCCAACAGAAGAAAATTACTATGCTTGGTTAGAGACAATTGGTGAAAATCCTGTTTTATGTAACTATTATCCTGGAGGACTTATACCTATTTGGGAGTTTATTGAAGATTCTAATACAAAAAGTATAATAGAAGATGCTATTTCAATCTATTATGAGAGTAAAGGGATTGAAACCATTGAAGCAACAAAGTCATCGACAAAGACTCATTCATTCCAAATAGAAGGTGATCAGTACTTCAGAGAAAATAAAGGAGATAATAATATGGATACAGAAAATGGTAAGAATACGGGTGTGAAAATCGACGTTGAATTAAGAATGGATGCAGGGAATGATGAAAATGTTATAGGAATATTCCATGAAGTCACATTTGAAGAAGGAGGTATTGGAAGTGACAAAAATACTAGATTCGTATTAAAAGAACCATATTTTGTAACTATCCCTATTAACAATAAAGTTTTAAGTTTCTCGGATGGTAAAGCTTCTATTCGAAAAGTGTATTCCAAAAATATTAGTGGTCAAAAACGTGGATATTTTAATATAAATGTGAGTGAAGAAATTCCATTCCTAAAGAATGTAAAGATCAGTTATGATGAAGCACATGGAAGTGATCTTAATGATTCAAAAATTAAAGGTGAATTTGTAATAGATGTAATTGTCCCTAATAATTAA
- a CDS encoding endonuclease/exonuclease/phosphatase family protein encodes MKVATYNIENLDFKGTELNPVFQERKPVLQAMLRRLDSELIFFQEIHGQEYTDEGGTEQRDLLALKDLLEDGPYENYFLASTKTSENKVYDKRNLVILSKYPITEVNQYRNDKIEKLGYRKVTAEPAEEVKDVSWERPILHVKIDHPELGELHLINLHLKSRLASNVSGQKDGYKWNSAAGWAEGYFLSSIKRVGQAIETRILLDEIFEQEADAKIIVCGDFNAEPDQVPVEAIIGSVENTSNPSLRSKVMIPCSNGIPSSIQYSHLHHGHKNLLDHMLISQSLVPYFQSASIFNENLHDESLPFASDQKFPESDHAAFVSTFKI; translated from the coding sequence CGTGTTCCAAGAAAGAAAACCCGTACTCCAAGCAATGTTGAGGAGATTAGATTCTGAGTTGATTTTCTTCCAAGAAATTCACGGTCAAGAGTACACGGATGAAGGTGGAACAGAGCAAAGAGATTTACTTGCTCTTAAAGATTTACTTGAAGATGGCCCCTATGAAAACTACTTTCTAGCATCAACTAAAACCTCAGAAAACAAGGTTTATGACAAACGAAACTTGGTTATACTTTCCAAGTATCCAATTACGGAAGTGAATCAATATCGAAATGATAAAATTGAGAAGCTAGGGTACAGAAAAGTGACAGCAGAACCTGCAGAAGAGGTAAAAGATGTGAGCTGGGAGCGCCCAATTTTGCATGTAAAAATTGATCATCCAGAACTTGGTGAACTGCACCTAATTAATCTTCATCTCAAATCAAGGTTAGCTTCAAATGTTTCTGGGCAGAAAGATGGTTATAAATGGAATTCTGCAGCAGGGTGGGCTGAAGGTTATTTTCTTTCTTCCATCAAACGAGTGGGGCAAGCTATTGAAACGAGAATTTTGCTAGATGAAATCTTTGAGCAAGAAGCGGATGCTAAAATCATTGTTTGTGGGGACTTCAATGCTGAACCAGATCAAGTTCCTGTAGAAGCTATAATCGGAAGTGTAGAGAATACGAGCAATCCTAGTTTGAGGTCAAAAGTTATGATACCGTGTAGTAATGGTATTCCATCTTCAATCCAATATTCTCACCTTCATCATGGGCATAAGAACTTGCTGGATCACATGCTGATTTCACAATCATTGGTTCCATATTTTCAGTCAGCATCTATTTTCAATGAGAATTTGCACGATGAGAGTTTACCTTTTGCAAGTGATCAGAAATTTCCAGAATCTGATCATGCCGCATTTGTAAGCACATTTAAAATATAG